The following proteins are co-located in the Robbsia betulipollinis genome:
- a CDS encoding 3',5'-nucleoside bisphosphate phosphatase codes for MTLNADLHCHSTVSDGMLAPADVAALASRGKVDLWSLTDHDELDGQAAARDAAAALGMRYVAGVEISVTWAARTVHIVGLRIDPAHPTLVGGLERTRSGRLARARLIGERLAEVGVPGAFEGAMRYVSNPDMVSRTHFARFLVESGAARSTGDVFTRYLAEGRPGFVPHRWATLGDAMDWIHAAGGTAIVAHPGRYGFTPTEFGALFDEFKERGGTAIEVVTGSHTPDQYTQYAHVAQRYGFRASRGSDFHGLGEGRHAPGTLPPLPAGLVPVWQDW; via the coding sequence ATGACGCTCAATGCCGATCTCCACTGCCACTCAACCGTCTCGGACGGCATGCTCGCGCCGGCCGATGTCGCCGCGCTCGCATCCCGGGGCAAGGTCGACCTCTGGTCGCTGACGGACCACGACGAGCTCGACGGCCAGGCCGCGGCACGCGATGCCGCCGCTGCGCTCGGGATGCGCTACGTTGCCGGCGTCGAAATTTCGGTCACCTGGGCCGCGCGCACCGTGCACATCGTCGGTCTGCGGATCGATCCGGCGCATCCGACCCTCGTCGGCGGTCTGGAACGGACCCGCTCCGGCCGCCTGGCGCGCGCGCGCCTGATCGGCGAGCGGCTGGCGGAAGTCGGCGTGCCGGGCGCGTTCGAGGGCGCGATGCGGTACGTGTCGAACCCCGACATGGTGTCGCGCACGCACTTCGCGCGGTTCCTCGTGGAAAGCGGGGCGGCGCGCTCCACGGGCGACGTCTTCACCCGCTACCTCGCCGAAGGCCGCCCCGGCTTCGTGCCGCATCGCTGGGCGACGCTGGGCGACGCGATGGACTGGATCCATGCCGCTGGCGGCACGGCCATCGTCGCGCACCCCGGGCGGTACGGCTTCACGCCGACCGAATTCGGCGCCCTGTTCGACGAGTTCAAGGAGCGGGGCGGCACGGCGATCGAGGTCGTGACGGGCAGCCATACGCCCGACCAGTACACGCAATACGCGCACGTGGCGCAGCGCTACGGGTTCCGCGCGTCGCGCGGCTCGGATTTCCATGGTCTGGGCGAGGGCCGGCACGCGCCCGGCACGCTGCCGCCGCTGCCGGCGGGCCTGGTGCCGGTATGGCAGGACTGGTAA
- a CDS encoding L-threonylcarbamoyladenylate synthase — protein MAQFFRIHPDNPQPRLIKQAVEIINAGGIVALPTDSSYALACHLDDRAAVERLRRIRGLDERQLLSLLVRDLSELANFAVVDNRQYRLLKAVTPGPYVFVLDASKEVPRRLSHPSRKTIGLRVPDHALTLALLEGLGQALIASTLILPPDTVPLNEADAIRVRLEKVVDLVIDGGPCPAEPSTVVDLTGPEPVLVRRGRGSLVPFGLSDEE, from the coding sequence ATGGCACAGTTTTTTCGCATTCATCCCGACAACCCGCAGCCGCGTCTGATCAAGCAGGCCGTGGAGATCATCAACGCCGGCGGCATCGTCGCGTTGCCGACCGATTCCAGCTACGCGCTCGCCTGCCATCTCGACGACCGCGCCGCGGTGGAACGCCTGCGCCGCATCCGCGGCCTCGACGAGCGGCAATTGCTGTCGCTGCTGGTGCGCGACCTGTCCGAGCTGGCGAATTTCGCAGTCGTCGACAACCGCCAGTACCGGTTGCTGAAAGCCGTCACGCCCGGCCCGTATGTCTTCGTCCTCGATGCGAGCAAGGAGGTGCCGCGGCGTCTCTCGCATCCTTCGCGCAAGACCATCGGCCTGCGCGTGCCGGATCATGCGCTGACCCTCGCGCTGCTGGAAGGGCTGGGCCAGGCCTTGATCGCCTCGACCCTCATCCTGCCGCCCGATACCGTGCCGCTGAACGAAGCGGACGCGATCCGCGTGCGTCTGGAAAAGGTGGTGGACCTGGTCATCGACGGGGGGCCTTGCCCGGCCGAGCCGTCGACGGTCGTCGACCTCACGGGTCCGGAGCCGGTGCTGGTGCGCCGCGGCCGGGGATCGCTGGTACCGTTCGGGCTGTCGGACGAGGAATAG
- a CDS encoding gamma carbonic anhydrase family protein: MTIYRLGEHVPTIDETAFVAPDATLIGQVVLEAGASVWPGAVLRGDNEVIVVGAGSNVQDGAILHTDAGYPMHIAPGVTIGHQAMLHGCTIGRNAMIGIQAILLNGAVIDENTLVGAGAVVTEGKRFGPGVLVLGAPARVARELTAQDIAALRRNAQHYVERCRYYKENLVRVG; encoded by the coding sequence ATGACGATTTACCGCCTCGGCGAGCATGTGCCCACCATCGACGAAACGGCATTCGTCGCGCCCGATGCCACGCTGATCGGCCAGGTGGTTCTCGAAGCCGGTGCCAGCGTCTGGCCGGGCGCGGTGCTGCGGGGCGATAACGAGGTCATCGTGGTGGGCGCGGGCAGCAATGTCCAGGACGGCGCGATCCTGCATACCGACGCGGGCTATCCGATGCATATCGCGCCGGGCGTGACGATCGGGCATCAGGCGATGCTGCACGGCTGCACGATCGGGCGCAACGCGATGATCGGCATCCAGGCGATTCTGCTCAACGGCGCGGTCATCGACGAAAACACGCTGGTGGGCGCAGGTGCCGTCGTCACCGAAGGCAAGCGCTTCGGCCCGGGCGTGCTGGTGCTGGGAGCGCCCGCCCGAGTCGCGCGCGAGCTGACCGCGCAGGACATCGCGGCATTGCGACGCAATGCGCAGCATTACGTCGAGCGCTGCCGTTACTACAAGGAAAACCTGGTGCGCGTGGGATAA
- the ftsB gene encoding cell division protein FtsB, producing MRPVTFVLIALLAFVQYPLWWGMGGWLRVHDLQQQFSDQLRTNTELKARNDRIAGEVDDLQNGTAAIEERARYELGMVKNDEVFVQFVSPQDQARLPSLSSNLPSTRGQVSAAPLRVVPEPPAHGRAETKRLEAAAARHKAGAEKSRAARGATGPNADR from the coding sequence ATGCGGCCTGTTACATTTGTTCTGATTGCCTTGCTCGCGTTCGTCCAGTACCCCCTGTGGTGGGGAATGGGCGGATGGCTGCGCGTTCATGACCTGCAGCAGCAGTTCTCCGACCAGCTGCGCACGAATACCGAGCTCAAGGCGCGCAACGATCGCATCGCCGGAGAAGTGGACGACCTGCAGAACGGCACGGCGGCCATCGAGGAACGGGCGCGCTACGAACTGGGCATGGTCAAGAACGACGAAGTGTTCGTTCAGTTCGTCTCGCCGCAGGACCAGGCACGGCTGCCGTCGCTGAGTTCCAATCTGCCGTCCACGCGCGGCCAGGTATCGGCGGCACCCCTGCGCGTGGTGCCCGAACCGCCGGCGCATGGCCGCGCCGAGACCAAGCGGCTGGAAGCCGCGGCGGCCCGGCACAAGGCCGGCGCGGAGAAATCCCGTGCGGCGCGGGGCGCTACCGGCCCCAACGCCGACCGATGA
- the eno gene encoding phosphopyruvate hydratase: MSAIVDIIGREILDSRGNPTVECDVLLESGTMGRAAVPSGASTGSREAIELRDGDARRYLGKGVLTAVEHLNTEISEAILGLDAAEQAFLDKTLIELDGTDNKSRLGANAMLAVSMAVAKAAAEEAGLPLYRYFGGSGAMQLPVPMMNIINGGAHANNSLDIQEFMIVPVGPSTFREALRAGTEVFHSLKKILADRGFSTAVGDEGGFAPNFTSNDDCLSTVLQAIEAAGYRPGEDILLALDCASSEFYKDGRYRLAGENLELSSEEFTHYLETLAGKFPIVSIEDGMAENDWEGWKYHTDTLGKKLQLVGDDLFVTNTKILKEGIAQGVANSILIKINQIGTLTETFAAIEMAKRAGYTSVVSHRSGETEDSTIADIAVGLNVGQIKTGSLSRSDRIAKYNQLLRIEEDLGDIASYPGRSTFYNLAR, from the coding sequence ATGAGTGCTATCGTTGATATCATCGGCCGCGAGATTCTGGATTCGCGCGGCAATCCCACCGTCGAGTGCGACGTGTTGCTGGAGTCGGGCACGATGGGCCGCGCGGCGGTCCCCTCGGGCGCGTCCACCGGTTCGCGCGAGGCGATCGAACTGCGTGACGGCGACGCGCGCCGGTATCTCGGCAAGGGGGTGCTCACGGCGGTCGAGCATCTCAATACCGAGATCTCGGAAGCGATTCTGGGACTGGACGCGGCCGAACAGGCCTTCCTCGACAAGACCCTGATCGAGCTCGACGGCACCGACAACAAGTCGCGCCTGGGCGCGAACGCGATGCTTGCGGTGTCGATGGCGGTCGCCAAGGCCGCCGCCGAGGAAGCCGGCCTGCCGCTGTATCGCTATTTCGGCGGTTCCGGCGCGATGCAGTTGCCGGTGCCGATGATGAACATCATCAACGGCGGCGCGCACGCGAACAACAGCCTGGACATCCAGGAATTCATGATCGTGCCGGTGGGTCCGTCGACGTTCCGCGAAGCGCTGCGCGCCGGTACGGAAGTCTTCCACTCGCTGAAGAAAATCCTGGCCGACCGGGGTTTCAGCACCGCCGTGGGCGACGAAGGCGGTTTCGCGCCGAACTTCACGTCGAACGACGACTGCCTGTCGACCGTGCTCCAGGCAATCGAGGCGGCGGGTTACCGCCCTGGCGAGGATATCCTGCTGGCGCTCGACTGCGCATCGTCGGAGTTCTACAAGGACGGCCGCTACAGGCTGGCGGGCGAGAATCTGGAACTGTCGTCGGAGGAATTCACGCACTACCTGGAAACGCTGGCCGGCAAGTTCCCGATCGTCTCGATCGAGGACGGCATGGCGGAGAACGACTGGGAAGGCTGGAAATACCACACGGACACGCTGGGCAAGAAGCTGCAGCTGGTGGGTGACGATCTGTTCGTGACGAACACGAAAATCCTGAAGGAAGGCATTGCCCAGGGCGTCGCGAATTCGATCCTGATCAAGATCAATCAGATCGGCACGCTGACCGAGACGTTCGCGGCCATCGAGATGGCCAAGCGCGCCGGCTATACCTCGGTCGTGTCGCATCGTTCGGGCGAAACCGAGGATTCCACGATCGCCGACATCGCCGTCGGACTGAACGTCGGGCAGATCAAGACCGGTTCGCTGTCCCGCAGCGATCGCATCGCGAAGTACAACCAGCTGCTGCGCATCGAGGAAGATCTGGGCGACATCGCCAGCTACCCGGGTCGATCGACCTTCTATAACCTCGCACGATAA
- a CDS encoding ferritin-like domain-containing protein, whose protein sequence is MPGPSRSPAPDGALPEARLLAACALGEADPRRKAQAARRLYDGLRAGACAIDPARPIVLPDLPGRPERPVLVAPRELSRRGVQTLEGRVAMLHAIAHIEFNAINLALDAIARFPALPLDYYLDWGRVAAEEGYHFTLLADHLERLGGAYGAHPAHDGLWDMAVRTRGDVLARMALVPRTLEARGLDAAPPIRAKLAQAGDTVAAGILDIILRDEIVHVAIGNRWFRWLCQRAGHDPLAFYAVLARDYRAPRLKGPFNLPARRAAGFGEDELDALQRDAGVP, encoded by the coding sequence TTGCCCGGTCCGTCGCGTTCGCCCGCGCCCGACGGCGCGCTTCCGGAGGCTCGCCTGCTTGCGGCGTGCGCGCTTGGCGAAGCCGATCCGCGGCGCAAGGCACAGGCCGCACGCAGGCTCTACGACGGCCTGCGCGCCGGCGCCTGCGCAATCGATCCGGCCCGCCCCATCGTGCTGCCCGACCTGCCCGGACGTCCCGAGCGGCCCGTGCTGGTCGCGCCCCGCGAACTGTCCCGGCGCGGCGTGCAGACGCTGGAAGGCCGGGTGGCGATGCTGCACGCGATCGCCCATATCGAATTCAACGCGATCAATCTGGCGCTCGACGCGATCGCCCGGTTTCCGGCGCTGCCGCTCGACTATTACCTGGACTGGGGGCGGGTGGCGGCGGAAGAGGGCTACCACTTCACGCTGCTTGCCGATCACCTGGAGCGGCTCGGCGGCGCCTATGGCGCGCACCCCGCGCACGACGGACTGTGGGACATGGCGGTGCGCACCCGTGGCGACGTGCTGGCGCGCATGGCGCTGGTGCCGCGCACGCTCGAGGCCCGCGGGCTGGACGCGGCGCCGCCGATTCGCGCGAAACTCGCGCAGGCGGGCGATACCGTCGCCGCGGGCATCCTGGACATCATCCTGCGCGACGAGATCGTGCATGTGGCGATCGGCAACCGCTGGTTTCGCTGGCTGTGCCAACGTGCCGGTCACGACCCGCTGGCGTTTTACGCCGTGCTCGCGCGCGACTATCGCGCACCTCGCCTGAAAGGGCCGTTCAACCTGCCGGCGCGACGCGCGGCCGGCTTCGGCGAAGACGAACTGGATGCATTGCAGCGCGACGCGGGCGTGCCCTGA
- the kdsA gene encoding 3-deoxy-8-phosphooctulonate synthase, whose product MKLCNYDVGLDKPFFLIAGTCVVESEQMTIDTAGHLVELCRELQIPFVYKSSYDKANRSSGKTFRGPGMDEGLRILSEVRRQLGVPVLTDVHAIDEIEQVAAAVDVLQTPAFLCRQTDFIRAVAQSGKPVNIKKGQFLAPHDMKNVIDKARDAAREAGLSEDRFFACERGVSFGYNNLVSDMRSLAIMRETGAPVVFDATHSVQLPGGQGTSSGGQREFVPVLSRAAVATGVAGLFMETHPDPSKAMSDGPNAVPLRQMRRLLETLKTLDEAVKREPFLENDFN is encoded by the coding sequence GTGAAGCTGTGTAATTACGACGTCGGCCTCGACAAGCCGTTCTTCCTGATCGCCGGCACCTGCGTGGTCGAGTCCGAGCAGATGACGATCGACACCGCGGGCCATCTGGTCGAGTTGTGCCGCGAACTGCAGATTCCGTTCGTCTACAAGTCTTCGTACGACAAGGCGAACCGCAGTTCGGGCAAGACCTTCCGCGGGCCGGGCATGGACGAAGGTCTGCGCATCCTGTCCGAGGTGCGTCGCCAGCTGGGCGTGCCGGTGCTGACCGACGTGCACGCGATCGACGAGATCGAGCAGGTTGCGGCGGCCGTCGACGTGCTGCAGACGCCGGCCTTTCTGTGTCGGCAGACGGATTTCATCCGGGCGGTCGCGCAGTCGGGCAAGCCGGTGAACATCAAGAAGGGCCAGTTCCTCGCGCCGCATGACATGAAGAACGTGATCGACAAGGCGCGGGATGCGGCACGCGAGGCGGGATTGTCCGAGGATCGCTTCTTCGCGTGCGAGCGCGGTGTTTCGTTCGGTTACAACAATCTCGTGTCGGACATGCGTTCTCTTGCGATCATGCGGGAAACGGGTGCGCCGGTCGTGTTCGATGCCACCCACTCGGTGCAGTTGCCGGGCGGGCAGGGCACGAGTTCCGGTGGTCAGCGCGAGTTCGTGCCGGTGCTGTCGCGCGCCGCGGTGGCGACCGGCGTGGCGGGCCTGTTCATGGAAACCCATCCGGACCCGTCGAAGGCGATGTCGGATGGTCCGAACGCGGTGCCGTTGCGACAGATGCGCCGCCTGCTGGAGACGTTGAAGACGCTGGACGAGGCGGTCAAGCGCGAGCCGTTCCTGGAGAACGACTTCAACTAG
- a CDS encoding DNA internalization-related competence protein ComEC/Rec2 — protein MRIFAPAFAVGACAVQRAASLPSSALLAALTLACVLFLLASRYSRAWRCVPPFLLASAALLAGYDWAAWRAQMRLSTVLPEALEQRDVRLSGRVEGLPEPADDGVRFVLRVEAVHSALPAGVAAARFPARVRLSWTSAYRRGSVVPALEAGQRWTLTVRLKRPHGNANFGGFDTEAWLLRRGIRATGHVRTGQPAVAADGISPPDATLFAARAWIDRVRGGIARRIDAVLPQRPHAGVVTALAIGYQGGITRADWLRFSRTGTNHLVAVSGLHVGLVAGFAALLGGGLWRRGVWRGRALPLRWPAPRLGAVCALLAAAWFVALAGFGVPAQRAFWMLAVVCAAAFAGRAPAPSRVLAWALLAVVVADPWAVSAAGFWLSFGAVAAIAFATTSTARAVTPHDAAVPAAATAAAALPASPRHGPARSPAGPARRAWRRAWPHLAAGLGGAARVQIAVTVALVPAGASLFGQVPLLGPLANAVAIPWVSFLVVPAVLAGVVLPAPCDALAFHAAHTLIAWLGRALDVLAAPGWAMLNVAAPDVPTLAAALLGVAWGLGPRGLPLQRLAPLLCAPLFLYRPAPPGSGEFRVTLLDVGQGMAALVETRGHRMLYDTGPPMGRTDAGERLIVPSLRVQGVTTLDTLVVSHDHDDHYGGARTVLTQMTTRQLLASLPPAQPLWMTARDGGARVTRCRRGASWRWDGVTFEVLWPADPDAGAAPNGMSCVIRVANARHTLLLAGDIEAPQEAAMLRAATPLDATILLAPHHGSRTSSTDAFVAAVAPAHVVFQMGYLNRYRHPHPQVVARYARQGAQSYRSDRDGAVRFETHGARLDVMAYRRNLRRYWMAAWPRTASDAS, from the coding sequence ATGCGGATCTTCGCGCCGGCGTTCGCGGTGGGGGCCTGTGCGGTGCAGCGCGCCGCCAGCCTGCCGTCGTCGGCGCTGCTGGCGGCCCTGACGCTGGCCTGCGTACTGTTCCTGCTCGCGTCCCGATACTCCCGCGCGTGGCGTTGCGTGCCGCCGTTCCTGCTGGCCAGCGCGGCGCTTCTCGCCGGATACGACTGGGCCGCGTGGCGTGCGCAGATGCGGCTTTCGACCGTGCTGCCCGAAGCGCTCGAACAACGCGATGTGCGCCTGAGCGGACGGGTAGAGGGCCTGCCCGAGCCGGCCGACGACGGCGTGCGGTTTGTCCTGCGGGTGGAGGCGGTGCATTCCGCGCTGCCGGCCGGGGTGGCCGCGGCGCGCTTCCCGGCGCGCGTGCGTCTGTCGTGGACGAGCGCGTACCGCAGGGGGAGCGTGGTGCCGGCGCTCGAAGCGGGGCAGCGCTGGACCTTGACGGTGCGTCTGAAACGGCCGCATGGCAACGCGAATTTCGGGGGTTTCGACACCGAGGCGTGGCTGCTGCGACGCGGCATCCGCGCCACCGGCCACGTCCGTACGGGACAGCCGGCGGTGGCGGCCGATGGCATCTCCCCGCCGGACGCCACCCTGTTCGCCGCGCGGGCATGGATCGATCGCGTGCGCGGCGGCATCGCGCGGCGAATCGACGCGGTCCTGCCGCAGCGGCCGCATGCGGGCGTGGTGACCGCGCTGGCGATCGGTTATCAGGGCGGGATCACGCGCGCGGACTGGCTGCGTTTCAGTCGGACCGGCACGAACCATCTGGTGGCCGTGTCGGGTCTGCACGTCGGTCTCGTCGCCGGCTTCGCCGCGCTGCTGGGGGGCGGTCTCTGGCGGCGTGGCGTCTGGCGGGGCCGCGCCTTGCCGTTGCGCTGGCCGGCGCCGCGCCTGGGCGCCGTCTGCGCGCTGCTGGCGGCGGCATGGTTCGTGGCGCTGGCCGGTTTCGGCGTCCCGGCGCAACGGGCTTTCTGGATGCTGGCGGTGGTGTGCGCGGCCGCGTTCGCCGGCCGCGCGCCGGCACCGTCGCGGGTGCTCGCGTGGGCGCTGCTGGCGGTCGTCGTGGCGGACCCCTGGGCGGTGTCGGCGGCCGGTTTCTGGCTGTCGTTCGGCGCGGTGGCGGCGATCGCCTTCGCAACGACGTCGACGGCGCGGGCCGTGACGCCGCACGACGCGGCGGTGCCGGCCGCGGCGACGGCAGCAGCGGCGTTGCCCGCCTCCCCCCGGCACGGTCCGGCGCGCTCGCCCGCGGGTCCCGCGCGCCGTGCCTGGCGGCGCGCCTGGCCGCATCTGGCCGCGGGCCTCGGCGGCGCGGCGCGGGTGCAGATCGCCGTCACGGTCGCCCTGGTGCCGGCGGGTGCGAGCCTCTTCGGGCAGGTGCCGCTGCTCGGGCCGCTCGCGAATGCCGTGGCGATTCCCTGGGTGAGTTTCCTGGTGGTGCCGGCGGTATTGGCGGGCGTGGTGCTGCCCGCACCCTGCGATGCGCTGGCGTTTCATGCCGCCCATACGCTGATCGCCTGGCTCGGCCGCGCGCTCGATGTGCTTGCCGCGCCCGGGTGGGCCATGCTGAACGTCGCCGCGCCCGACGTACCGACGCTCGCGGCCGCGCTGCTCGGCGTGGCATGGGGACTCGGCCCGCGCGGCCTGCCGTTGCAGCGGCTCGCGCCGCTTCTGTGCGCGCCGCTGTTTCTCTACCGGCCGGCGCCGCCGGGCAGCGGCGAATTTCGCGTGACGCTGCTGGATGTCGGGCAGGGCATGGCGGCGCTGGTCGAGACACGCGGGCACCGCATGCTCTACGACACCGGCCCGCCGATGGGCCGCACCGATGCCGGCGAACGTCTGATCGTGCCGTCGCTGCGCGTACAGGGCGTGACCACGCTCGACACGCTGGTCGTCAGCCACGATCACGACGATCATTACGGCGGCGCGCGCACGGTGCTCACCCAGATGACGACGCGGCAGCTGCTGGCATCGCTGCCGCCGGCGCAGCCTCTATGGATGACCGCGCGCGACGGCGGCGCGCGCGTCACCCGCTGTCGGCGAGGTGCGTCATGGCGCTGGGACGGGGTGACGTTCGAGGTTTTGTGGCCGGCGGACCCGGATGCCGGCGCCGCGCCCAATGGCATGAGTTGCGTGATCCGCGTAGCCAACGCGCGGCACACGCTCCTGCTCGCCGGCGATATCGAAGCACCGCAGGAGGCAGCGATGCTGCGTGCCGCGACGCCACTCGATGCGACGATCCTGCTCGCGCCGCACCATGGCAGCCGGACGTCCTCCACCGATGCCTTCGTCGCCGCGGTCGCGCCGGCGCACGTGGTCTTTCAGATGGGCTATCTGAACCGGTACCGGCATCCGCACCCGCAGGTCGTCGCACGCTACGCGCGGCAAGGGGCGCAGTCGTACCGAAGCGACCGCGACGGCGCCGTGCGCTTCGAAACGCATGGCGCCCGTCTCGACGTTATGGCCTACCGTAGAAATCTTCGACGCTACTGGATGGCGGCATGGCCTCGTACGGCGTCCGATGCGTCTTGA
- a CDS encoding CTP synthase, with the protein MTKYVFVTGGVVSSLGKGISAASLAAILESRGLKVTLLKLDPYINVDPGTMSPFQHGEVFVTEDGAETDLDLGHYERFISTKMRRANNFTTGQIYESVLRKERRGEYLGKTVQVIPHITNEIQAFIERGARLATCGEPDVAIVEIGGTVGDIESLPFLEAARQMSLRLGRNQACFVHLTLVPWIGSAGELKTKPTQHSVQKLREIGILPTALICRADRPIPDDERAKISMFSNVHQEAVISVWDVDSIYKIPQMLNDQGLDQLICDELKLAPKPADLSMWARLVDALGKFENEVTIGMVGKYVDLTESYKSLIESLKHASIHTSTRVNIEYIDSEEIEKDGVGALAHLDAVLVPGGFGRRGTEGKIDAIRYAREAKVPYLGICLGMQLAVIEFARHVVGLDGANSTEFDPMTGAPVVALITEWYDRDGRVEKRTEQSDLGGTMRLGSQRCAIKPGTRAQTIYGDDVNERHRHRYEVNNRYVPQLEQKGMVISARTPTEELPEMMELRDDLHPWFVGVQFHPEFTSTPRDGHPLFTSFVRAALARQQSRAQEMLREAV; encoded by the coding sequence ATGACCAAATATGTGTTCGTCACCGGCGGAGTCGTTTCCTCACTCGGAAAAGGAATCTCCGCCGCGTCCCTTGCCGCGATTCTCGAATCGCGCGGCCTCAAAGTCACTCTTCTCAAGCTTGACCCCTACATCAACGTCGATCCCGGCACGATGAGCCCCTTCCAGCACGGTGAGGTGTTCGTGACCGAGGACGGCGCGGAGACCGACCTCGACCTCGGTCACTACGAGCGCTTCATCAGCACGAAGATGCGCCGTGCGAACAACTTCACGACCGGCCAGATTTACGAATCGGTGCTGCGCAAGGAACGCCGCGGGGAATACCTCGGCAAGACCGTGCAGGTCATTCCGCACATCACCAACGAGATCCAGGCCTTCATCGAGCGCGGCGCGCGGCTCGCGACCTGCGGCGAACCCGACGTGGCGATCGTCGAGATCGGCGGCACCGTCGGCGACATCGAATCGCTGCCGTTCCTCGAGGCAGCGCGCCAGATGAGCCTGCGCCTCGGGCGCAACCAGGCGTGCTTCGTTCACCTGACCCTGGTCCCGTGGATCGGTTCGGCGGGCGAGCTGAAGACCAAGCCCACGCAGCACAGCGTGCAGAAGCTGCGCGAGATCGGCATCCTGCCGACCGCGCTGATCTGCCGCGCGGACCGGCCGATTCCGGACGACGAGCGCGCGAAGATCTCGATGTTCTCGAACGTCCACCAGGAAGCCGTGATCTCGGTGTGGGACGTCGACAGCATCTACAAGATCCCGCAGATGCTCAACGATCAGGGCCTCGATCAGCTCATCTGCGACGAATTGAAGCTCGCGCCGAAGCCGGCGGACCTGTCGATGTGGGCGCGGCTGGTGGATGCGCTCGGCAAGTTCGAAAACGAAGTGACCATCGGCATGGTCGGCAAGTACGTCGATCTGACCGAGTCGTACAAGTCGCTGATCGAGTCGCTCAAGCACGCGTCGATCCACACGTCGACGCGGGTCAACATCGAGTACATCGATTCCGAAGAAATCGAGAAGGACGGCGTGGGCGCGCTCGCGCACCTCGACGCCGTGCTGGTGCCGGGCGGCTTCGGACGCCGGGGCACCGAGGGCAAGATCGATGCGATCCGCTATGCGCGCGAGGCCAAGGTGCCGTACCTCGGCATCTGCCTGGGCATGCAGCTGGCGGTGATCGAATTCGCACGGCATGTCGTCGGGCTCGACGGCGCGAACAGCACGGAGTTCGATCCGATGACCGGCGCGCCGGTCGTCGCGTTGATCACCGAATGGTACGACCGCGACGGCCGCGTCGAGAAGCGCACCGAGCAGTCGGATCTGGGCGGCACGATGCGCCTGGGTTCGCAGCGTTGCGCGATCAAGCCGGGCACGCGCGCGCAGACCATCTATGGCGACGACGTCAACGAACGGCATCGTCACCGCTATGAAGTCAATAACCGCTACGTGCCCCAGCTCGAACAGAAGGGCATGGTGATCAGCGCGCGCACCCCGACCGAGGAACTGCCGGAGATGATGGAACTGCGCGACGATCTGCACCCGTGGTTCGTCGGCGTCCAGTTCCATCCGGAATTCACGTCGACGCCGCGCGACGGTCACCCGCTCTTCACGTCGTTCGTGCGCGCCGCGCTCGCCCGTCAGCAGTCGCGTGCCCAGGAGATGCTTCGTGAAGCTGTGTAA
- a CDS encoding Hsp33 family molecular chaperone HslO, translated as MNDQLQRFMFKTAPVRGEFVTLHQTWHDVLSRRDYPAPVRAMLGEMMAAAALLSANLKFDGALVIQIYGDGPLRMLVVECHADLTMRATAKLSVDAAEIAPDASFTDLVNTNGQGRCAITLDPRDKKPGQQPYQGVVPLTDETGPIPTIAKVLEHYMHRSEQLDTRLWLAADAQRAVGMLLQKLPLTGGPNATQGTTEVDADTWDRVCTLGSTLNAPEMLGADAATLLHRLFWEEPREPMASGTTRFACTCSRDKVGGMLTMLGREEVESILAESGEVEVHCEFCNQRYVFDPVDAAQLFVGDAARTVAAAPDQRH; from the coding sequence GTGAACGACCAGTTGCAGAGATTCATGTTCAAAACCGCGCCCGTACGCGGCGAATTCGTTACGCTCCACCAGACCTGGCACGACGTGCTGTCGCGCCGCGACTACCCGGCGCCGGTGCGCGCGATGCTCGGCGAAATGATGGCCGCCGCCGCCCTGCTCTCGGCGAATCTGAAATTCGACGGCGCGCTGGTGATCCAGATCTACGGGGATGGCCCGCTGCGCATGCTGGTGGTCGAATGCCATGCGGACCTGACGATGCGGGCCACCGCGAAACTTTCCGTCGATGCCGCCGAGATCGCGCCTGACGCCAGCTTCACCGATCTGGTCAACACGAACGGTCAGGGACGCTGCGCGATCACGCTCGACCCGCGCGACAAGAAGCCCGGCCAGCAGCCCTATCAGGGCGTCGTGCCGCTCACCGATGAAACCGGCCCGATCCCGACGATCGCGAAAGTGCTCGAACACTACATGCATCGGTCCGAGCAACTCGATACGCGGCTGTGGCTGGCGGCGGACGCGCAGCGGGCGGTCGGCATGCTGCTGCAGAAGCTGCCGCTCACTGGCGGTCCGAATGCCACGCAAGGCACGACGGAAGTGGATGCCGATACCTGGGACCGCGTCTGCACGCTCGGGAGCACGCTGAACGCGCCCGAGATGCTGGGCGCCGACGCGGCGACGCTGCTGCACCGCCTGTTCTGGGAAGAGCCGCGCGAACCGATGGCCTCCGGAACGACGCGTTTCGCCTGCACCTGTTCGCGCGACAAGGTGGGTGGCATGCTGACGATGCTGGGGCGTGAGGAAGTCGAAAGCATTCTCGCGGAATCCGGCGAAGTCGAGGTGCATTGCGAGTTCTGCAACCAGCGCTATGTGTTCGATCCCGTCGACGCCGCGCAGCTTTTCGTCGGGGATGCCGCGCGTACCGTCGCCGCAGCGCCCGACCAACGCCACTGA